A genomic stretch from Falco naumanni isolate bFalNau1 chromosome 4, bFalNau1.pat, whole genome shotgun sequence includes:
- the GLIS2 gene encoding zinc finger protein GLIS2, with translation MHSLEEPLDLKLSISKLRAAREKRGPPGLRPRAPQRPDTPPAGDGRGGSRGGRRAMPASPSPGLLAHSRLVEAQDGRFSTAPVVDLSLSPHSGGESPAGSASLSPERQGSGDLPGPLTPHDFQSLRYIDGLPSSFQFFLPLGAGGALHLPPTAFLPPSKEKRLPPELPLPKQLVCRWSKCNQFFDLLQDLVDHVNDFHVKPEKDAGYCCHWEGCARHGRGFNARYKMLIHIRTHTNEKPHRCPTCNKSFSRLENLKIHNRSHTGEKPYICPYEGCNKRYSNSSDRFKHTRTHYVEKPYSCKMPGCHKRYTDPSSLRKHIKAHGHFVSPEHPEMLKVHPPPKTPLGSAEVPYVNGAQLVIPNPAALFAPPGLPALPIPLVPAPLDLSALGCGAAGALPAPPGPVLPLNGGPLNLAKSPLLPSPFAAGLGLPIMSLLAGGGKAEGEKGSGAEGRPPRAGKGPESRKERGERTELGRPRAPPESLALLPGAVLDLSAGVGAGGSPEALPPGWVLIPPGSLLLKPAAVN, from the exons ATGCATTCGTTGGAGGAGCCACTGGACCTCAAGCTGAGCATCTCCAAGCTGCGAGCGGCCCGGGAGAAGCGGGGTCCCCCTGGTCTCCGACCCCGCGCTCCCCAGCGCCCAGACACCCCGCCGGCCGGGGATGGCCgaggggggagccgggggggtcGCCGGGCCATGCCGGCCTCGCCATCCCCTGGTCTTCTGGCGCATTCCAGGCTGGTGGAGGCACAGGACGGGCGATTTTCCACAGCGCCGGTGGTGGACCTCAGCCTCTCGCCCCACTCTGGTGGGGAGTCTCCGGCTGGCAGCGCCTCGCTCTCCCCCGAGCGCCAGGGCAGCGGGGACCTGCCCggccccctcaccccccac GATTTCCAGTCCCTGCGCTACATCGATGGCCTCCCCAGCTCCTTCCAGTTCTTCCTGCctctgggggcaggaggggcccTGCATCTGCCCCCCACCGccttcctgccccccagcaAGGAGAAGCGCCTTCCCCCCGAGCTGCCTCTGCCCAAGCAGCTTGTCTGCCGCTGGTCCAAG TGCAACCAGTTCTTTGATCTCCTGCAAGACCTGGTGGACCACGTCAACGACTTCCATGTCAAACCTGAGAAGGACGCGGGCTACTGCTGCCACTGGGAGGGCTGCGCCCGCCACGGCAGGGGCTTCAACGccag GTACAAGATGCTGATCCACATCCGGACACACACCAACGAGAAGCCACATCGCTGTCCCACCTGCAACAAGAGCTTCTCGCGCCTGGAGAACCTGAAAATCCACAACCGCTCTCACACAG GCGAGAAGCCCTACATCTGCCCCTACGAAGGCTGCAACAAGCGTTACTCCAACTCCAGTGACCGCTTCAAGCACACCCGCACCCACTACGTGGAGAAGCCCTACTCCTGCAAGATGCCGGGCTGCCACAAGCGCTACACCGACCCCAGCTCCCTCCGCAAGCATATCAAAGCCCATGGCCATTTTGTCTCCCCCGAGCACCCGGAGATGCTCAAGGTCCACCCGCCTCCCAAAACGCCCCTGGGCTCAGCAGAGGTGCCCTACGTTAACGGGGCGCAGCTCGTGATCCCCAACCCCGCCGCCCTCTTCGCTCCGCCAGGGCTGCCGGCATTGCCCATCCCTTTGGTGCCGGCACCGCTCGACCTCAGCGCCTtgggctgcggggctgcgggcgccCTGCCCGCTCCGCCGGGCCCCGTCCTGCCGCTCAACGGCGGCCCCTTGAACTTGGCCAAGAGCCCGCTGCTGCCCTCGCCCTtcgcagcggggctggggctgcccattATGTCGCTGCTGGCCGGCGGGGGCAAGGCCGAGGGGGagaagggcagcggggctgagGGGCGGCCGCCCAGGGCGGGCAAGGGGCCGGAGAGTCGGAAGGAGAGGGGCGAAAGGACGGAGCTGGGGCGGCCGCGGGCCCCCCCCGAgagcctggcactgctgccGGGGGCCGTGCTCGACCTCTCGGCTGGAGTCGGTGCGGGGGGAAGCCCCGAGGCGCTGCCCCCCGGCTGGGTGCTCATCCCCCCCGGCTCCCTGCTGCTCAAACCCGCCGCCGTGAATTGA
- the PAM16 gene encoding mitochondrial import inner membrane translocase subunit TIM16: MAKYLAQIILVGAQVVGRAFMRALRQEFAASRAAADARGRSERPQSAAASRIIGISLQEAQQILNVSNLNPEEIQKNYDHLFKVNDKSVGGSFYLQSKVVRAKERLDEELRIQAKDEKEKGWKAET; this comes from the exons ATG GCCAAGTACCTGGCGCAGATCATTCTGGTGGGGGCCCAGGTGGTCGGACGGGCCTTCATGCGGGCGCTGCGCCAGGAGTTCGCAG CGAGCCGAGCAGCAGCAGACGCGCGAGGGCGCTCGGAGAGGCCCCAGTCCGCTGCCGCCTCCAGGATCATTGGCATCAGCCTCCAGGAAGCTCAGCAGATCCTCAATGTCTCAAACCTCAACCCAGAGGAGATCCAGAAG AACTACGACCACTTGTTCAAGGTGAATGACAAGTCAGTGGGCGGCTCCTTCTACCTGCAGTCGAAG GTGGTGAGAGCCAAGGAGCGACTGGATGAGGAGCTCCGCATCCAGGCCAAGGACGAGAAGGAGAAGGGGTGGAAGGCTGAGACGTGA
- the CORO7 gene encoding coronin-7 isoform X3, protein MGSSNCLISIGFSQMREREVKLWDTRRFGEAMLTVALDTSPGATIPLYDADTGLLVLAGKGENLLYCFEVAPAQPALTQVTQCRTEGSTWGLAAVPRLALDVMACEVLRVLQLTDTALIPVSYLVPRKSIQDFHEDLFPDCAGTVPATTAQAWWAGDSQQVRRVSLHPARRPTETFTSPVIACTQLQAADSSPTDADRSEGSGYSSPSSLASPGSAATSLSASTGPSSGFASSPSQKSLQSILGPSSRFRHAQGRVLHRDTHLTNLRGLSLTTPGECDGFCANHQRVALPLLSAGGQIAILELSKPGRLPDTAVPTIQNSVAVADLSWDPFDPRRLAVAGEDAKIRLWRIPEGGLRETLQEPEVVLQGHTEKIYSIRFHPVASDVLVSSSYDMTVRIWELSPGREALCLRGHTDQIFSLAWSPDGKKLATVSKDGRLRLYEPRHSPQPLQEGPGPEGSRGARLVWVCSGDYLLVSGFDSRSERRILLYRAQALPEGPLSVLGLDVAPSTLLPFYDEDTGVVFLTGKGDTRVFLYEVTPEPPYFLECNSFTTNEPHKGFVFLPKTVCEVREVEFARALRLGQSTLEPVAFHVPRVKKEYFQDDIYPPTRVWWEPALSSSAWLAGQDGQQRHASLRPADMMPVSEAPKEAPARKFVPASVYLEEKSDEQKKEELLSAMVARLGNRDDPLPQDSFEGVDEDEWD, encoded by the exons ATGGGCTCCAGCAATTGCCTCATCTCCATCGGGTTCAGCCAG ATGCGGGAGCGGGAGGTCAAGCTGTGGGACACACGGCGGTTCGGCGAGGCGATGCTCACCGTGGCACTGGACACCTCACCCGG GGCGACCATCCCGCTCTATGATGCCGACacagggctgctggtgctggcagggaag GGAGAAAACCTCCTGTACTGCTTCGAGGTGGCACCCGCGCAGCCGGCGCTCACCCAGG TGACCCAGTGCCGGACGGAGGGCAGCACGTGGGGCCTGGCCGCTGTGCCACGCCTGGCTCTGGACGTCATGGCCTGCGAGGTGCTCCGTGTCCTGCAGCTCACTGACACCGCCCTCATCCCTGTCAGCTACCTGGTGCCACGCAAG TCCATCCAGGACTTCCATGAGGATCTGTTCCCTGACTGCGCTGGGACAGTGCCAGCCACCACCGCCCAGGCCTGGTGGGCAGGGGACAGCCAGCAG GTGCGGAGGGTGAGCCTGCACCCTGCACGAAGGCCCACGGAGACCTTCACCTCCCCCGTCATCGCCTGCACCCAGCTGCAGGCGGCCGACAGCAGCCCCACCGACGCCGACCGCAGC GAGGGCAGTGGCTACTCCTCGCCATCCTCACTGGCCTCACCGGGCAGTGCCGCCACCTCCCTCTCGGCCAGCACCGGCCCCTCTAGCGGCtttgccagcagccccagccagaaGTCACTGCAGAGCATTTTGG GGCCCAGCTCCCGCTTCCGGCATgcgcagggcagggtgctgcacCGCGACACCCACCTCACCAACCTGCGGGGGCTCAGCCTCACCACACCGGGCGAGTGCGACGGCTTCTGCGCCAACCACCAGCGCGTCGCCCTCCCCCTGCTCTCCGCCGGCGGGCAGATCGCCATCCTCGAG CTCTCCAAGCCTGGCCGTCTCCCTGACACGGCTGTGCCCACCATCCAGAACAGCGTGGCGGTGGCCGACCTCTCCTGGGACCCCTTTGACCCACGGCGCCTCGCTGTTG CGGGTGAAGATGCCAAGATCCGGCTGTGGCGGATCCCTGAAGGAGGGCTGCGGGAGACACTGCAGGAGCCCGAAGTTGTCCTCCAAG GTCACACGGAGAAGATCTACTCCATCCGCTTCCACCCCGTGGCATCTGATGTCCTGGTTTCCTCCTCCTACGACATGACGGTACGGATCTGGGAGCTGAGCCCCGGGCGGGAAGCCTTGTGCCTGCGGGGACACACCGATCAG ATCTTCAGCCTGGCTTGGAGCCCTGATGGGAAGAAGCTGGCAACAGTGAGCAAAGACGGCCGGTTACGGCTGTATGAGCCCCGGCACAGCCCTCAGCCTCTACAG GAGGGTCCAGGTCCTGAAGGGAGCCGTGGAGCACGCCTGGTTTGGGTTTGCAGTGGCGACTACCTCCTGGTGTCTGGCTTCGATAG CCGCAGTGAGAGGAGGATCCTCCTGTACCGGGCACAGGCACTGCCTGAGGGACCCTTGTCTGTCCTTGGGCTTGACGTGGCCCCTTCCACCCTCCTGCCCTTCTATGATGAGGATACTGGTGTTGTTTTCCTCACTGGCAAG GGTGACACCAGAGTCTTCCTCTACGAGGTGACACCTGAGCCCCCCTATTTCCTCGAGTGCAACAGCTTCACCACCAATGAACCCCACAAG GGCTTTGTCTTCCTGCCCAAAACGGTGTGTGAGGTGCGGGAGGTGGAGTTCGCCCGAGCGCTGCGCCTTGGGCAGAGCACTCTGGAGCCGGTGGCTTTCCATGTGCCACGCGTCAAG AAGGAGTATTTCCAGGATGATATCTACCCACCGACCCGTGTCTGGTGGGAGCCGGCCCTCAGCAGCAGCgcctggctggcagggcaggacgGGCAGCAGCGCCATGCCAGCCTGCGGCCGGCCGACATGATGCCAG TGAGTGAGGCACCAAAAGAGGCTCCGGCGCGGAAGTTCGTCCCTGCGTCCGTGTACCTGGAGGAGAAGTCTGACGAGCagaagaaggaggag ctcctgagtGCCATGGTGGCCCGGCTGGGCAACCGGGATGACCCACTGCCCCAGGACTCCTTCGAGGGGGTGGACGAGGATGAGTGG GACTAG
- the VASN gene encoding vasorin: MGRRRELRLRPTALKPPPAPGAGRGERPPGRWLPPPWTDRPGPARADTMNQLILCTLLLLAPRELAGACPAGCQCQDPKTILCAARRGQTVPQGLPPNTLSLYVFENGITMLSEDSFAGLPTLQLLDLSQNKITSIQKNIFQPLTELVNLDLSSNQLQEITNETFHGLRLLERLYLQKNRIQHIHAAAFDTLENLLELKLQNNQLWAVPPLDLPNLLLLDISWNKIPTIAPGAFHAVNIESLKIAGLGLTSLNEELFQAQNNLHELDVSDNLLERVPAVLRRLGSLTKLSLAGNARISQLPAEDFHNLHNLQELDISNLNINTIPRDFSRFFPRLRTVTAAGNPFNCICQMSWLVQWVNASSVVLRRPEETRCHFPPKNSGKLLHHLQYADFGCPTTTTPPTTPRTTTLPPPVPLPTSSRLAPQPSTAAPTPGARAPQGSSTPVPFSGTLAPTSPLPPICPPRTCLNGGTCHLGAQNYLQCLCPVGFAGVYCEVEVRGTTPAPNTPAPPPSRRISIAQVSSTSLKVDLQNYVQSKAQLKGIRLSYRNLSGLDKRPVMLRLPASLSEYTVRALKPNCTYRICIGPLGEKVSKEEHCAEVQTLPVSHQQHSPVTQSKDSNLTLMIVPALAAVLLLVVVVTVGMYYRRHRRAKAHTGTGVDASPLELEGVKACLENGDLNSHGHKVPEAAMLSGGSECEVPLMQSHYPSNNNTPGLKPSYF; the protein is encoded by the exons ATGGGAAGGCGGCGGGAGCTCAGGCTCCGCCCCACCGCTTTAAagccgccccccgcgcccggcgCCGGCAGAGGGGAGCGTCCGCCCGGCCGCTGGCTGCCGCCGCCATGGACTGaccgccccggcccggcccg AGCTGACACCATGAACCAGCTGATCCTTTGCACGCTGCTTCTCTTGGCccccagggagctggctggggcatGTCCCGCAGGCTGCCAGTGCCAAGACCCCAAGACCATCCTGTGCGCGGCCAGACGGGGCCAGACCgtgccccaggggctgccccccaACACCCTCTCCCTCTACGTCTTTGAGAATGGCATCACGATGCTCAGTGAGGACAGCTTTGCGGGCCTGCCCACCCTCCAGCTCTTGGACCTCTCACAAAACAAGATCACCAGCATCCAGAAAAACATCTTCCAGCCCCTGACGGAGCTTGTCAACTTGGACCTGTCCTCCAACCAGCTGCAGGAGATCACTAACGAGACCTTCCATGGGCTGCGGCTGCTGGAGCGGCTCTACCTGCAGAAGAACAGGATCCAGCACATccatgctgctgcctttgaCACGCTGGAGAACCTGCTGGAGCTGAAGCTGCAGAACAACCAGCTCTGGGCCGTGCCACCCCTCGACCTGCCcaacctcctgctgctggacaTCAGCTGGAACAAGATCCCCACTATTGCACCAGGGGCCTTCCATGCTGTCAACATTGAGTCCCTGAAGATCGCAGGTCTGGGCCTGACGAGCTTAAACGAGGAGCTCTTCCAGGCCCAGAACAACCTCCACGAGCTGGATGTCTCCGACAACCTGCTGGAGCGTGTCCCGGCGGTGCTGCGGCGGCTGGGGAGCCTCACCAAGCTCAGCCTGGCTGGCAATGCCCGCatctcccagctgccagcagaggacTTCCACAACCTTCACAACCTCCAGGAGCTGGACATCAGCAACCTCAACATCAACACCATCCCTCGGGATTTCTCCAGATTCTTCCCCAGGCTGCGGACTGTGACAGCCGCCGGCAACCCCTTCAACTGCATCTGCCAGATGAGCTGGCTGGTGCAGTGGGTCAATGCCAGCAGCGTGGTCCTCCGGCGGCCTGAGGAGACACGCTGCcacttccccccaaaaaactctGGCaagctcctccaccacctgcagTACGCTGACTTCGGctgccccaccaccaccaccccccccaccacGCCACGCACCACCACGCTGCCGCCACCTGTGccgctccccaccagcagccgcCTGGCAccgcagcccagcactgccGCTCCCACCCCGGGGGccagggctccccagggcagctccACGCCGGTGCCCTTCAGCGGCACCCTGgcccccaccagccccctgccGCCCATCTGTCCCCCTCGCACGTGTCTGAACGGCGGCACCTGCCACCTGGGTGCCCAAAACTACCTGCAGTGCCTGTGCCCGGTGGGCTTTGCCGGGGTGTACTGCGAGGTGGAGGTGAGGGGGACGACGCCAGCCCCAAACACGCCGGCCCCGCCACCCAGCCGGCGGATCAGCATCGCGCAGGTCAGCAGCACCTCCCTTAAAGTCGACCTGCAGAACTACGTCCAGTCCAAAGCGCAGCTGAAGGGCATCCGCTTGAGCTACCGAAACCTCTCCGGGCTGGACAAGCGGCCGGTGATGCTGCGTTTGCCAGCTTCGCTCTCTGAGTACACAGTGCGGGCGCTGAAGCCCAACTGCACCTACCGCATCTGCATCGGGCCCCTGGGGGAGAAGGTCTCCAAGGAGGAGCACTGCGCCGAGGTGCAGACCTTGCCAGtgagccaccagcagcactcCCCCGTCACCCAGAGCAAGGACAGCAACCTCACCCTGATGATTGTCCCCGCACTGGccgctgtgctgctgctggtggtggtggtgaccGTTGGCATGTACTACCGCCGGCACCGCCGGGCGAAGGCACACACCGGCACTGGTGTGGATGCCAGCCCACTGGAGCTGGAAGGGGTAAAAGCCTGCCTGGAAAATGGGGATTTGAACAGCCACGGCCACAAGGTGCCAGAGGCAGCAATGCTTTCTGGTGGCTCCGAGTGCGAGGTCCCACTCATGCAGTCGCACTACCCCAGCAACAACAACACCCCAGGGCTCAAACCCTCCTATTTCTGA